A genomic stretch from Terriglobales bacterium includes:
- a CDS encoding nuclear transport factor 2 family protein, whose product MMSRWLPVILILGALTLPAAADSKASPEDEAGIRAAALDYMESYYEGNGERMERALHPHLAKRIARTDASGKTRLDQMSALELVQIIRTGSGKNIPKEKQIKNVTILDVYDNMATVRAEMLEWIDYMHLAKMNGQWKIVNVLWQLKPKPQ is encoded by the coding sequence ATGATGTCCCGCTGGCTGCCGGTCATACTGATTCTCGGCGCGCTCACGCTGCCCGCTGCCGCCGACTCGAAAGCCTCGCCCGAAGACGAAGCCGGCATCCGCGCGGCGGCGCTGGATTACATGGAGAGCTACTACGAAGGCAATGGGGAGCGCATGGAACGGGCGCTACATCCGCACCTGGCCAAGCGCATCGCGCGCACCGATGCCTCCGGTAAAACTCGCCTCGACCAGATGAGCGCGCTGGAACTGGTGCAGATCATCCGCACGGGCAGCGGCAAGAACATCCCTAAAGAGAAACAGATCAAGAACGTGACCATTCTCGACGTCTACGACAATATGGCCACGGTGCGCGCGGAGATGCTGGAATGGATCGATTACATGCACCTGGCGAAGATGAACGGGCAGTGGAAGATCGTCAACGTGCTGTGGCAACTGAAGCCCAAACCGCAATAG